In Desulfofustis limnaeus, the genomic stretch TTCGGACAAGCCGAAGGCGCCAGCCTGCAGGGTCAATACCGCTCCTTTGCTCTTGACGGCTACGGTGCGTCGCAGCTTGGCGTTGCACACCGGCACCACCGGGGTGTTATCGACATAGTCCACCACCTCCGAGACCTGGGCGAAACCGAGCACGCAGGCAACCCGGGGGGCCAGATCCCAGCCGTAACTGGAGTGACTGAAAACCACCAGATCGGGCTGCTCCTTTTCGATGACGGCAAGCAACAATTGTTTATGAACTCCCGGTCGATACTCCCCGTGCGCGGCGGCATCGGCCAGATACAGCTTGCCTGTGTAGGGCGGCAAGGCCGCCTCCGAACCGACCATGAACATGACATGGTCGCCGCCCACCCGCGCGGCAAAGCCAAGCAGATCGCCGATTGAGCCGAGCACCTTGCCATCCCGATATTCTGCAACGAGTAAACTTTTCATGGCTGCCCTCCTACGCCAACACGGCGGTCTTTTCCTTGATGATCTGAATGAGCCGGTCGGCCAATTCGGCCGGCTCTCCTTCGAGGATCAGGCCGCCTCCCTTTTTCTCAGGGAAATAGACCTTGGCGGTCTGCTGCCGCGGCTCTGCCTGCAACAGGTCGCTGACCGGCAGGGAAAGCAGCTCCTTTTTCTTAGCCTTCATGATATTCGGCAGGGTCGGGTAACGCGGCGTATTGAGGCCCAACTGGCAGGTGACGACCGCCGGCAGGGTAACCGCCACCCTGGCCTTGACTCCGCCCTCGAGTTCGCGTTTCAACTCCAGCTTGGCGCCGGCCAGGGAAAATCCAACCACGGTTGACACACCGGCCATATCGAGCATCTCCGCCACCAGGATGCCGACCTGGGCACTGCCGCGGTCCTGCGATTGCATGCCGGTCAGGATCAGGTCAAACCCCTTGTCTTTGGCAAACCGACTGATGATCCCCGCTATCTCCAACGGCTCCCGCT encodes the following:
- a CDS encoding electron transfer flavoprotein subunit beta/FixA family protein, producing MKILVCIKQVPDMESKFKVAADGRWYDTADLAWRLNEYDEYAVEQAVLVKEQGGDTDITVLSIGPDKVKEAIKKALAMGCDRGVQVVDNEVSQREPLEIAGIISRFAKDKGFDLILTGMQSQDRGSAQVGILVAEMLDMAGVSTVVGFSLAGAKLELKRELEGGVKARVAVTLPAVVTCQLGLNTPRYPTLPNIMKAKKKELLSLPVSDLLQAEPRQQTAKVYFPEKKGGGLILEGEPAELADRLIQIIKEKTAVLA